A region of Paenibacillus thiaminolyticus DNA encodes the following proteins:
- a CDS encoding Gfo/Idh/MocA family protein — MNSKKIRMAVIGLGHMGQYMLRLAAQPEFAQAIEIAAICEANEQAREHFQHTCQDSFPHAAWYSDYAALLEETDVDLAYISVPPAFHYEIAMEALRRKIHIFCEKPLANSVEEARELLQQAREAQVVHAIHFSMPDEPSVERVRSMLEEKAIGEIRKLDLVLQFPQWPRSWQHNSWIGTRQQGGFVLEVGVHWIHVIQKLLGRITHVQSELELPSENGRCETGIRAGLRLDSGIPVHVNGISGFAGEERVSLILYGTEGTIALENWDQLFTGAVGQPLEPVQVQDSAAALPVLRQVIHAIQGKPARYFTFQDGYDAQVVLEALRHPASIEWVDIRPQYS, encoded by the coding sequence ATGAACAGCAAGAAAATCAGAATGGCGGTCATCGGACTGGGCCATATGGGACAATATATGCTGCGCCTGGCGGCTCAGCCGGAATTCGCGCAAGCGATAGAGATTGCGGCCATCTGCGAAGCGAACGAGCAGGCTCGCGAGCATTTCCAACATACCTGTCAAGACAGCTTCCCGCATGCGGCATGGTACTCGGACTACGCGGCGCTGCTGGAGGAGACGGACGTCGATCTGGCGTATATCTCCGTGCCTCCCGCGTTCCACTATGAGATCGCCATGGAAGCGCTCCGCAGGAAGATACATATTTTCTGCGAGAAGCCGCTGGCGAACAGCGTGGAGGAAGCGAGAGAGCTTCTGCAGCAAGCCCGCGAGGCGCAAGTCGTTCACGCCATTCACTTCTCGATGCCGGATGAACCGTCGGTGGAGCGGGTGCGGAGCATGCTGGAGGAGAAGGCGATCGGCGAGATCCGGAAGCTCGATCTGGTTCTGCAGTTCCCGCAGTGGCCGCGGTCATGGCAGCACAATTCATGGATTGGGACACGGCAGCAGGGCGGCTTCGTGTTGGAGGTCGGCGTCCACTGGATTCATGTCATTCAGAAGCTGCTAGGCCGCATTACGCATGTGCAGAGCGAGCTGGAGCTGCCGTCCGAGAACGGGCGCTGCGAGACGGGAATCCGTGCAGGCTTGCGGCTGGACAGCGGAATTCCGGTTCATGTGAACGGAATTTCCGGATTTGCAGGGGAGGAACGGGTCTCTCTCATTCTGTATGGGACCGAGGGAACGATTGCGTTGGAGAACTGGGATCAGCTGTTTACGGGAGCGGTTGGTCAACCGCTAGAGCCAGTGCAAGTTCAAGATTCGGCCGCTGCGCTGCCGGTGTTAAGACAGGTGATCCATGCAATTCAAGGCAAGCCGGCCCGTTATTTTACATTCCAGGACGGATATGATGCGCAGGTCGTGCTGGAAGCGCTTCGTCATCCGGCCTCTATCGAGTGGGTGGATATTCGGCCGCAGTATAGCTAA
- a CDS encoding serine hydrolase domain-containing protein has product MKRIIDRDDNGIEALRRQHQVPGVGIALICNGRLEWSGSYGELEAGTARKVTANSLFHACSISKMVTAVGVLRLVQAGVLELDAEVNRYLRTWRLPDSPYTADVKVTMRHLLSHQSGIVDPPGSFGIYRAADPLPAVKEILTGATPYHAEHVHIQNVPGSRFAYSDAGYCVIEQLIEDVTGEPFAVAMERLVMTPLGLKRTFYWNYYDSKIGRAEEIKAKASASAGHDQAGHVVEGSRAYYPCLAAAGLWSTPTELALLALEVMAAWNGDTASILQPELARQMLAGSGCADEAGLGVFVPSAAGEPCAISQGWGVGFQCKLLAYPRLRSGIVVMTNCDPGKLQDEALTGDLIRRIGKPCGWPGL; this is encoded by the coding sequence ATGAAGCGCATCATCGATAGGGACGACAATGGGATTGAGGCACTGAGGAGGCAGCACCAGGTGCCGGGCGTGGGCATCGCCCTGATCTGTAATGGGCGGTTGGAATGGAGCGGCAGCTATGGGGAACTGGAAGCCGGCACGGCGCGCAAGGTAACCGCGAATAGCTTGTTCCATGCCTGTTCGATAAGCAAAATGGTTACGGCGGTTGGCGTGCTCCGCCTAGTGCAGGCAGGCGTATTGGAGCTGGACGCTGAGGTGAACCGTTATTTGCGGACGTGGCGGCTTCCGGACAGTCCGTATACGGCAGATGTGAAGGTCACGATGCGTCATCTGCTCTCGCATCAGTCCGGGATCGTAGACCCGCCGGGGAGCTTCGGCATCTACCGCGCGGCCGATCCGCTGCCTGCCGTGAAGGAAATATTGACAGGCGCTACCCCGTATCATGCTGAACACGTACATATCCAAAATGTGCCGGGAAGCCGATTCGCTTATTCGGATGCCGGTTACTGCGTTATTGAACAGTTGATCGAGGATGTGACAGGAGAGCCGTTCGCCGTTGCGATGGAGCGGCTCGTCATGACGCCGCTGGGCTTGAAGCGGACGTTTTACTGGAATTATTATGATTCGAAAATTGGACGCGCGGAAGAAATCAAGGCGAAAGCAAGCGCTTCGGCCGGACATGATCAAGCGGGTCATGTCGTAGAGGGATCACGGGCGTATTACCCCTGTCTGGCCGCAGCCGGCCTATGGTCGACGCCGACGGAGCTCGCCCTGCTCGCACTGGAAGTGATGGCAGCCTGGAACGGGGACACGGCCTCGATTCTGCAGCCGGAGCTGGCCCGGCAGATGCTGGCGGGCAGCGGCTGCGCAGATGAGGCAGGACTGGGGGTATTCGTTCCGTCTGCCGCAGGAGAGCCGTGTGCCATCTCCCAAGGCTGGGGAGTCGGCTTCCAGTGCAAGCTGCTGGCGTATCCTCGCTTGCGAAGCGGCATCGTCGTCATGACCAATTGCGATCCGGGCAAGCTGCAAGACGAGGCGTTGACAGGCGACTTGATTCGCCGGATCGGGAAGCCCTGTGGCTGGCCGGGACTATAG
- a CDS encoding tetratricopeptide repeat protein: MNDALQRAIDLRAAGRAEEAIPLLADLLGHEPDNGEILCQLAWAHDHLGREREAVPYYEQALRCPLNDEHRTGALLGLGSTYRTLGRYAEAKETLGQGMREYPDRKEFGVFYAMALYNLGEHAEAMRLLLTALANTSEDEGIRAYSRAIGFYADKLDQVWDEGGQQSPN, translated from the coding sequence ATGAATGATGCACTGCAGCGTGCCATCGATCTGAGAGCGGCCGGACGGGCGGAGGAAGCGATTCCGCTGCTGGCCGACTTGCTGGGGCATGAACCGGACAATGGGGAGATTCTATGCCAGCTCGCTTGGGCGCATGATCATCTCGGCCGGGAACGGGAGGCAGTACCGTATTACGAACAGGCGCTGCGCTGTCCGCTCAACGATGAGCACCGCACCGGAGCCCTGCTTGGCCTGGGCAGCACCTACCGTACACTGGGGCGGTACGCCGAGGCGAAGGAGACGCTCGGACAGGGCATGCGCGAATATCCTGATCGCAAGGAATTTGGCGTGTTTTACGCGATGGCGCTGTATAATCTGGGCGAGCACGCGGAGGCGATGCGGCTGTTATTGACTGCGCTGGCGAACACTTCGGAAGACGAAGGCATTCGCGCCTACAGCCGGGCGATTGGCTTCTATGCCGACAAGCTGGACCAGGTGTGGGATGAAGGCGGCCAGCAATCGCCAAATTGA
- a CDS encoding serine hydrolase domain-containing protein, with protein MNMKEIIESCNKDNGTFNGAILMKSEDKVLVEQGYGYANRSEKLSNTASTRFGIASGAKIFTAVAILQLVEKGLLELDTLIGDCIADTVPSFHSGITVRHLLTHSSGIPDYFDEETMTEINAYEELWTNLPMYTITSLQSFLPLFENKRMKFSPGERFSYSNSGYILLGLIVEHITGLGFQEYVELNIFNICGMHDSGYYRLDQLPARTAVGYIEEGDTWRSNIYSVPVIGGPDGGVFTTVYDLEKFWSALMNHLLLSKRLTDIMLFPHQKEDNHIYYGIGVWILIFHNEVFKYFVMGSDPGVEMQSSLYPKRNAQAHVLSNNGKGAGAIARKFDEMLFHEGEVASDSKGE; from the coding sequence ATGAATATGAAAGAGATCATTGAATCCTGCAATAAGGATAACGGCACGTTCAACGGCGCTATTCTGATGAAAAGCGAAGACAAGGTACTTGTTGAACAAGGATATGGTTATGCCAATCGCAGCGAGAAGCTGAGCAATACAGCCAGTACGCGATTCGGTATCGCTTCAGGGGCGAAAATTTTTACGGCCGTAGCCATCCTGCAGCTCGTGGAAAAAGGGCTCCTGGAGTTGGATACGCTGATAGGCGATTGCATAGCCGACACGGTTCCTTCATTTCATTCAGGCATTACCGTGCGTCATTTGTTAACGCACAGCTCGGGGATACCTGATTATTTTGACGAAGAGACTATGACTGAAATAAACGCATATGAGGAATTGTGGACAAATTTGCCGATGTATACGATAACTTCGCTCCAATCATTTCTGCCTTTGTTCGAAAATAAACGGATGAAGTTTTCTCCGGGAGAGCGCTTTTCCTACAGCAACTCGGGGTATATCCTTCTAGGTCTGATAGTCGAGCATATAACCGGGTTAGGGTTTCAAGAATATGTGGAGTTGAATATTTTCAATATTTGCGGGATGCATGATTCTGGGTATTACCGGCTAGATCAATTGCCAGCCCGAACAGCGGTTGGTTATATCGAAGAAGGGGATACCTGGCGCTCCAATATTTACTCGGTGCCTGTGATCGGAGGACCGGATGGAGGCGTATTTACGACGGTTTATGATTTGGAGAAATTCTGGAGTGCGCTAATGAATCATTTGCTATTATCGAAAAGGTTGACCGACATCATGCTCTTTCCTCATCAGAAAGAAGATAACCACATATATTACGGGATTGGTGTATGGATATTGATCTTTCATAACGAGGTGTTCAAATATTTTGTGATGGGAAGCGATCCAGGGGTTGAAATGCAATCCTCCCTCTATCCTAAACGGAATGCACAGGCGCATGTATTGTCGAATAACGGGAAGGGGGCCGGGGCGATCGCAAGAAAATTTGATGAGATGTTATTTCATGAAGGAGAAGTCGCTTCTGATTCGAAGGGAGAGTGA
- a CDS encoding CD3324 family protein has translation MKYVNANDILPEALIAEIQKYAQGTLLYIPNQRGVRKKWGEKSGYRSYLARRNEAMKKHFSEGATIEELSTYYSLSCESIKKIVYSKKSP, from the coding sequence ATGAAATATGTAAATGCAAATGATATTCTCCCTGAGGCATTGATCGCTGAAATTCAGAAATATGCGCAAGGCACCTTACTATACATCCCTAATCAGAGGGGAGTCAGAAAAAAATGGGGAGAGAAATCCGGGTATAGAAGTTATCTTGCACGTCGAAATGAAGCAATGAAGAAACATTTTTCCGAAGGAGCAACCATTGAGGAGCTTTCGACCTACTATTCGCTCTCTTGCGAAAGTATTAAAAAAATAGTTTATTCGAAGAAATCACCCTAA
- a CDS encoding carbohydrate ABC transporter permease: MSLGERIFEVFNILFLILLCLVTLYPFIYVLFASLSEPAWVVQQRGLIWHPSGLNLEAYRLVFDNPMITSGYLNTLFIVSAGTFLNVFMTALGAYGLSRQNVMWKNPIMFFIVFTMFFSGGLIPSYLLVTGLGMLDSLWALIIPGAVSAFNLIIMRTAFQSIPHSLEESAKLDGANDFTVMIRIILPLSMPVIAVMILFYGVGHWNSWFGAMIYLRDRELYPLQLVLREILITNSTDSMLTSAGTADKMPIGETIKYATIIVATVPILLLYPFLQKYFVKGVMIGAIKE; this comes from the coding sequence ATGTCGCTCGGCGAACGCATCTTTGAAGTGTTCAACATTCTGTTCCTTATCTTGTTATGTCTCGTCACGCTGTATCCCTTCATCTACGTCCTGTTCGCTTCGCTCAGCGAGCCGGCCTGGGTCGTCCAACAGCGCGGCTTGATCTGGCATCCTTCCGGGCTGAACCTGGAAGCGTACCGGCTCGTGTTCGACAACCCGATGATTACGAGCGGTTATCTGAACACGCTGTTCATTGTCAGTGCAGGCACCTTCCTTAATGTCTTCATGACGGCGCTTGGCGCCTACGGCCTGTCCCGGCAAAATGTCATGTGGAAGAACCCGATCATGTTCTTCATCGTCTTCACGATGTTTTTCTCCGGCGGGCTTATTCCAAGCTACCTGCTCGTAACGGGGCTCGGCATGCTGGACAGCTTGTGGGCGCTCATTATCCCGGGAGCCGTCAGCGCCTTCAACCTGATTATTATGAGGACGGCGTTCCAATCGATTCCGCACAGCCTGGAGGAATCCGCCAAGCTGGACGGTGCGAACGACTTTACCGTCATGATCCGCATCATCCTTCCGCTCTCGATGCCGGTCATTGCCGTCATGATCCTGTTCTATGGCGTGGGGCACTGGAATTCCTGGTTCGGCGCCATGATCTACCTTCGCGATCGCGAATTGTATCCGCTTCAGCTCGTGCTGCGGGAGATTCTGATTACGAACAGCACGGACAGCATGCTGACATCGGCGGGGACGGCTGACAAGATGCCGATAGGGGAGACGATCAAGTACGCGACCATCATCGTCGCCACCGTCCCCATTTTGCTGCTGTACCCGTTCCTGCAAAAATATTTCGTCAAAGGCGTCATGATCGGCGCCATTAAGGAATAA
- a CDS encoding ABC transporter permease — protein MPTPKQAAARPRSRAKRSPDARADRSFLQRVIRDAKLNKYVYLMLLPVVAYYAIFHYGPMYGIQIAFKDYSPALGFLDSPWVGLKYFEEFFNSHFFWRIVRNTLLISLYELIFSFPAPIILALMLNELRHQLFMRAVQTITYIPHFISIVVIVGMMVDFLARDGLINNILSWFGVEAVAYLREPGWFRTLYISSGIWQGVGWGTIIYLAAISNIDPSLYEAAKVDGASKWRQAVHITIPGIMPVVIILLILQMGSIMSVSTDKILLMYNSSTYETADVIGTYVYRKGLLEANYSYSTAIGLFNSVINFALLILANTVSRRTSDSKLW, from the coding sequence ATGCCTACCCCCAAGCAAGCGGCGGCGCGTCCTCGCTCCCGTGCGAAGCGCAGTCCGGACGCGAGAGCGGACCGGAGCTTCCTGCAGCGGGTCATCCGCGACGCCAAGCTGAACAAATATGTCTACTTGATGCTGCTGCCTGTCGTCGCTTATTACGCGATTTTCCATTACGGGCCGATGTACGGCATTCAGATCGCATTCAAGGATTACTCTCCGGCGCTGGGCTTCCTGGACAGCCCTTGGGTCGGTCTCAAATATTTCGAAGAATTTTTCAACAGCCATTTCTTCTGGCGCATCGTCCGCAATACATTGCTGATTAGTCTATACGAGCTGATCTTCTCGTTCCCGGCGCCGATTATCCTCGCGCTCATGCTGAACGAGCTTCGCCATCAATTGTTCATGCGGGCGGTGCAGACGATTACGTACATTCCGCATTTCATCTCGATTGTCGTCATTGTCGGGATGATGGTCGACTTTCTCGCCCGGGACGGTCTAATCAACAACATCCTGAGCTGGTTCGGCGTGGAGGCGGTTGCTTATTTGCGGGAGCCGGGATGGTTCCGGACACTCTATATTTCCTCCGGCATCTGGCAGGGCGTCGGCTGGGGGACGATTATTTATTTGGCGGCAATCTCCAATATCGATCCGTCCCTGTATGAAGCGGCAAAGGTGGACGGCGCCTCCAAATGGCGCCAGGCCGTCCATATTACGATTCCGGGCATCATGCCTGTCGTAATCATTCTGCTTATTCTGCAGATGGGGAGCATTATGTCCGTGAGCACCGACAAAATATTGCTGATGTACAACTCGTCCACCTATGAGACGGCCGACGTCATCGGCACCTATGTATACCGCAAAGGGCTTCTCGAAGCGAACTACAGCTACAGCACCGCGATCGGCCTGTTCAACTCCGTCATCAACTTCGCGCTGCTCATTCTCGCGAACACGGTCAGCCGCCGGACAAGCGATTCGAAGCTGTGGTGA
- a CDS encoding helix-turn-helix domain-containing protein encodes MKITNSIQVDDREVFGSPIDPVGLTARPVAGEEMQERIMRQYNTLCQYIWRERSDYHERLLRKMTAYIEANYRDPNFSLNVMADEFEMTSPYISACFKKYGGRNITEYIAKLRVEEAKQLLADSRLTISDIAQRVGYASDVGFLRFFKKHEGVTPGKYREMLAGQDDRKNG; translated from the coding sequence ATGAAAATCACAAACAGCATTCAAGTCGATGATCGGGAGGTGTTCGGCTCGCCGATCGACCCGGTGGGACTGACCGCGCGGCCCGTGGCCGGGGAGGAGATGCAGGAGCGGATTATGCGGCAGTATAATACGCTCTGCCAGTACATATGGAGAGAACGCAGCGATTATCACGAACGGCTGCTCCGCAAAATGACGGCCTATATCGAGGCGAATTACCGGGACCCGAACTTCAGCCTGAACGTCATGGCGGACGAGTTCGAGATGACCTCGCCTTACATCTCCGCTTGCTTCAAAAAATACGGCGGACGCAACATCACCGAATATATCGCCAAGCTGCGGGTCGAGGAGGCGAAGCAATTGCTGGCGGACAGCCGGCTGACGATCTCGGACATCGCGCAGCGGGTCGGCTATGCGAGCGATGTCGGCTTCCTGCGGTTCTTCAAAAAGCACGAGGGCGTAACGCCCGGCAAATACCGCGAGATGCTGGCCGGACAAGACGATCGGAAGAACGGTTAA
- a CDS encoding PDC sensor domain-containing protein codes for MKDRWSIRVWRGSMTRRSVFLTLLLSYLAILLLPVTVAGVFYYRMEEIMINHAIRTNIGLLKQLNQITDSRLKEVEQLTAQVAFNPKVRWLLNNAGSEGLEKQLKVIDALKELSKYKNISSFIHDFAVYFQGSDMILTPEMKTDASLYFSRIAIYTSRSGEWVRHQLLTGLHPKHYLPSEPVRRENVQSNMITFVQSLPYEYVSDIKGQLIVQIDEQQLKAMLTQIEGVNDGSLMILNDKQEVLMSTVHGDKAFAIQRYLQQDTGNNGMRIDGEPMVLSRVKGSSGWEYVSVIPKKVVLQEVLVIKRWALILLTGCLAAGLGGSYAMAYRYYQPIKSVVKVLAQRERSSSGMYRDEFDLIKQSVIRTLEEEDKLRHTLSEQAPVLRANFLSRLIRGHVDLSYGMNETLDFMDIRLDHDYFGIILIDITDCSQFIQGDTEREWGLVRFVLTNLGHELLQGRGYIVELERDRLAVLLNVPASSASVSAIRDDLLLPLKETAQLRFKLSVACGVSAIHRGIDRIAAAYSEALMALDYRIVHGTESTMMYEQIDAGQSPHYHYPIETEIQLMNVVKSGDAEQTAKLLQHIFELNWQWKQVTPDPLLDDRVINDINENHKQHSSR; via the coding sequence GTGAAGGATCGCTGGAGCATCCGCGTCTGGAGAGGAAGCATGACGAGGAGGAGCGTTTTTTTGACCCTCCTGCTGTCGTACCTGGCTATTCTGCTGCTGCCGGTGACGGTGGCAGGCGTTTTTTACTACCGCATGGAGGAAATTATGATCAATCACGCGATCCGAACGAACATCGGTCTCTTGAAGCAGTTAAACCAGATTACGGATTCGAGATTGAAGGAAGTGGAGCAGCTTACGGCCCAGGTGGCTTTCAATCCCAAGGTCAGATGGCTGCTCAACAATGCGGGCAGCGAAGGACTGGAGAAGCAACTGAAGGTCATTGACGCCTTGAAGGAGCTGAGTAAATACAAAAATATCAGCAGCTTCATTCATGATTTTGCGGTTTATTTCCAAGGGAGCGATATGATTCTGACCCCCGAGATGAAGACGGATGCCTCTCTTTATTTCTCGCGCATCGCCATTTATACCTCCCGCAGCGGCGAATGGGTCCGCCATCAACTGCTGACGGGGCTCCATCCGAAGCACTATTTGCCTTCCGAACCCGTCAGGCGGGAGAATGTCCAGTCCAACATGATCACCTTCGTTCAATCTCTTCCTTATGAGTATGTATCAGATATTAAGGGGCAATTGATCGTTCAGATCGACGAACAGCAGCTTAAAGCGATGCTGACGCAGATTGAAGGCGTCAATGACGGCTCGCTCATGATCCTGAACGATAAGCAGGAGGTGCTGATGTCAACAGTTCACGGCGATAAGGCCTTCGCCATTCAGCGTTATCTGCAGCAGGACACCGGCAATAACGGGATGCGGATCGACGGAGAGCCGATGGTTCTGTCGCGCGTCAAGGGAAGCAGCGGCTGGGAATACGTCTCGGTCATTCCGAAGAAGGTGGTCCTGCAGGAGGTGCTCGTCATCAAGCGCTGGGCACTGATTCTCCTGACGGGCTGCCTGGCGGCGGGGCTTGGCGGCTCCTATGCGATGGCCTACCGTTACTATCAGCCGATCAAGAGCGTGGTGAAGGTGTTGGCGCAGCGGGAACGGTCATCTTCAGGGATGTACCGGGACGAATTCGATCTGATTAAGCAATCGGTCATCCGGACATTGGAGGAGGAGGATAAGCTGCGGCATACGCTGTCCGAGCAAGCGCCCGTGCTGCGGGCGAATTTCCTGTCGCGCCTCATTCGCGGGCATGTCGACCTGTCTTACGGGATGAACGAGACGCTCGATTTCATGGACATCCGGCTCGATCACGACTACTTCGGCATCATTCTGATCGATATCACCGATTGCTCGCAATTCATTCAGGGGGACACCGAACGCGAATGGGGGTTGGTCCGGTTCGTGCTGACGAATCTGGGTCATGAGCTGCTGCAGGGGCGGGGCTATATCGTCGAGCTGGAGCGCGATCGGTTGGCCGTGCTGCTGAATGTGCCGGCATCGTCGGCCTCCGTCAGCGCGATCCGGGACGATCTGCTGCTGCCGCTGAAGGAGACGGCACAGCTTCGCTTCAAGCTGTCCGTCGCCTGCGGCGTCAGCGCAATTCACCGCGGGATCGATCGGATTGCGGCCGCCTACAGCGAGGCGCTGATGGCGCTCGATTACCGGATCGTGCACGGGACGGAATCGACGATGATGTATGAACAGATTGACGCGGGCCAATCTCCGCATTATCACTATCCGATTGAGACGGAGATTCAACTGATGAACGTCGTCAAGAGCGGCGACGCGGAACAGACGGCGAAGCTGCTGCAGCATATTTTCGAGCTGAATTGGCAGTGGAAGCAGGTGACTCCGGATCCGCTGCTTGACGATCGAGTTATTAACGACATTAATGAAAATCACAAACAGCATTCAAGTCGATGA
- a CDS encoding class I SAM-dependent methyltransferase: MLTSLEHIRMYREGRDDPALLSDNRWLQYIVTAEERIVNLERIQSLQQLANSNPVLDYVERTLQVLDGLPLSFWIKETIEEVLKWSETAKGGSVRQRIAWQEQGISLFAHNVGSAQLYGQHTRNQRQERVLLTHTLIFTHGLIGQYLRGEVPLAENAPLYHLIERGIVSAQEMRDLLLPLNQCIIEAVSPELWDMLKADTKLVIDQIVGGRFAEGFTLPERIRRLRAMSERRGENPEAELRKLAEQPRALDSLRELEPKTLWYVEAALHECTFEEFVKIFLLALAAPEMDAHIRHISFERLMNGMYYDYRGRKHLNVYKKRMIEQALRSLTYDDIANGAKPDSPHLDLRIERADGMADSVYVDFVFSQAAEKLIEFCIEAEKTPLYERAILMLFDLFELRRDAYDRFHNEEAYLSDMNGSADYKQVILDYVTGSRVIDIGPGGGVMLDLLEERLPEAEAIGIDISQNVIEALERKKQLENRRWRVMKGDALDLKRFVAPQSIETVIFSSILHELYSYIEYEGQRFNPKTIAAALRSAFDVLSPGGRIIIRDGIMSEPEEQMRIIRFRNADGLPWLERYAKDFAGRRIAVERLSPFEAKLPINDAMEFLYTYTWGPEAYVHEVQEQFGYFTPTQYAEFIQRTLGERAAILRCDHYLQDGYTEALAPKISLLNEHGEPVRLPDSTCLIVIEKK; encoded by the coding sequence ATGCTGACATCATTAGAACATATCCGCATGTACAGGGAAGGACGCGACGATCCGGCGCTGCTGTCGGACAATCGCTGGCTGCAATATATCGTTACGGCCGAGGAGCGCATCGTCAATCTGGAGCGGATCCAGTCGCTGCAGCAGCTGGCGAACTCCAATCCGGTGCTGGATTACGTAGAGCGCACCTTGCAGGTGCTGGATGGGCTGCCGCTGTCGTTCTGGATTAAGGAGACGATCGAAGAGGTATTGAAATGGTCGGAGACGGCCAAGGGCGGGAGCGTCCGTCAACGCATCGCCTGGCAAGAGCAAGGGATCTCGTTGTTCGCCCACAATGTAGGCTCGGCGCAGTTATACGGCCAGCATACGCGGAATCAGCGGCAGGAACGCGTGCTGCTCACCCACACGCTCATTTTTACGCATGGCCTGATCGGCCAATATTTGCGCGGCGAGGTTCCGCTCGCGGAGAATGCCCCGCTCTATCATCTCATCGAGCGGGGCATCGTCTCGGCGCAGGAGATGCGGGATCTGCTCCTGCCGCTGAACCAATGCATTATCGAGGCGGTATCCCCTGAGCTGTGGGATATGCTGAAGGCCGATACCAAGCTCGTCATCGACCAGATCGTAGGCGGGCGCTTCGCAGAAGGATTCACCCTTCCGGAGCGCATTCGCCGGCTGCGGGCGATGTCCGAACGGCGCGGCGAGAACCCAGAAGCGGAGCTGAGGAAGCTGGCGGAGCAGCCGCGGGCGCTGGATTCGCTCCGGGAGTTGGAGCCGAAGACGCTCTGGTATGTGGAAGCCGCGCTCCATGAATGCACGTTCGAGGAATTCGTGAAGATTTTCTTATTAGCGCTGGCCGCTCCGGAGATGGACGCCCACATCCGGCATATCAGCTTCGAGCGCCTGATGAATGGCATGTATTATGATTACCGGGGCCGGAAGCATTTGAACGTCTATAAAAAGCGGATGATCGAGCAGGCGCTCCGCTCCTTGACCTACGATGACATCGCGAATGGCGCGAAGCCGGACAGCCCGCATCTGGACTTGCGCATCGAACGGGCGGACGGGATGGCCGACAGCGTCTACGTGGACTTTGTTTTCTCCCAAGCCGCAGAGAAGTTAATTGAGTTCTGCATCGAGGCCGAGAAGACGCCTCTCTACGAGCGGGCCATTCTGATGCTGTTCGATCTGTTCGAGCTGCGGCGCGACGCCTATGACCGCTTCCATAACGAGGAGGCGTATCTGTCCGATATGAACGGGTCGGCCGATTATAAGCAGGTCATCCTCGACTACGTGACAGGGTCCCGCGTCATCGATATCGGGCCCGGTGGCGGCGTCATGCTCGATCTGCTCGAAGAGCGGCTGCCGGAAGCGGAAGCGATCGGAATCGACATTTCCCAAAATGTCATTGAGGCGCTGGAACGGAAGAAGCAGTTGGAGAACCGGCGCTGGCGCGTGATGAAGGGCGATGCCCTCGATTTGAAACGGTTCGTGGCTCCACAGAGCATCGAGACGGTCATTTTCTCTTCCATTCTGCATGAGCTGTATTCTTATATTGAATATGAAGGACAGCGGTTCAATCCGAAGACGATCGCCGCCGCCCTCCGCAGCGCGTTCGACGTGCTCTCCCCGGGCGGACGCATCATCATACGCGACGGTATTATGAGCGAGCCGGAAGAACAAATGCGGATAATCCGCTTCCGGAACGCGGACGGCCTGCCATGGCTGGAGCGGTATGCCAAAGACTTTGCCGGACGGCGCATCGCGGTCGAGCGCCTGTCTCCTTTCGAGGCGAAGCTGCCGATCAATGACGCGATGGAATTTCTGTACACGTACACCTGGGGACCCGAAGCGTATGTGCATGAGGTGCAGGAGCAGTTCGGCTATTTCACGCCGACGCAGTATGCAGAGTTCATTCAGCGCACCCTTGGCGAGCGTGCGGCAATCCTCCGCTGCGATCATTACTTGCAGGACGGGTATACCGAGGCGCTGGCGCCAAAAATCAGCTTGCTCAATGAACACGGAGAGCCTGTCCGCCTGCCGGACAGCACCTGCTTGATCGTGATTGAGAAGAAATAA